One window from the genome of Elaeis guineensis isolate ETL-2024a chromosome 5, EG11, whole genome shotgun sequence encodes:
- the LOC109505878 gene encoding protein ZW2-like: MAEQEIFAHFFECWLGQLDRDLQALLAADVPSLDPQHQPHSDANNNEHHLRSLVDMVKGHYEYYYRAKLASARRDVLAIFSPAWATSTEKLFLWAGGWRPGAAFQILYSESGRRVEPWLVQGVLRDDDLAGLSALQLERVDQLQRRTLETERMISEEEAEAQELVAWPQMMEISHEITVSGLEVAAMEDGLVGAKEAMRRVLERADQLRLETIQSVVGILSPRQAVQFLAAAGKLLLRVHEFGKAVDAAAAVMPDGIESERRRR, translated from the coding sequence ATGGCCGAGCAGGAGATCTTTGCCCACTTTTTCGAATGCTGGCTTGGTCAGCTCGACCGGGACCTCCAAGCCCTCCTCGCAGCCGACGTGCCCTCCCTCGACCCACAGCACCAACCCCACAGCGACGCCAACAACAACGAGCACCATCTCCGGTCTCTAGTAGACATGGTCAAGGGCCACTACGAGTACTACTACCGCGCTAAGTTGGCGTCGGCACGGCGCGACGTGTTAGCCATCTTCTCCCCGGCCTGGGCCACTTCCACCGAGAAGCTCTTCCTCTGGGCCGGCGGCTGGCGGCCCGGTGCCGCCTTCCAAATCCTCTACTCCGAGTCCGGCCGCCGGGTGGAGCCCTGGCTCGTCCAGGGTGTGCTCCGGGACGATGACCTGGCCGGGCTCTCGGCCCTCCAGCTCGAGCGCGTGGACCAGCTCCAGAGGAGGACCCTAGAGACCGAAAGAATGATATCGGAGGAGGAGGCCGAGGCGCAGGAGTTGGTCGCGTGGCCGCAGATGATGGAGATCTCGCATGAGATCACGGTGAGCGGGCTAGAGGTGGCGGCGATGGAGGATGGGTTGGTGGGAGCGAAGGAGGCGATGAGGCGGGTGCTGGAGAGGGCGGACCAGCTGAGGCTGGAGACGATCCAAAGCGTGGTGGGGATTTTGAGTCCGCGGCAGGCGGTGCAGTTTTTAGCCGCCGCCGGAAAGTTGCTCCTCCGGGTGCATGAGTTCGGCAAGGCCGTTGACGCGGCCGCCGCCGTGATGCCCGACGGAATCGAGTCTGAAAGGCGCAGACGGTAG
- the LOC140858194 gene encoding uncharacterized protein — MKNQRVSDMLSSFYPMMIRLVFNISELEAGYRKFGDMRAAWRDKVASLEAEKAILLDQFQQSVDRENRLEGEVSRFSEEISGLKEAKASLESELKSAKDDAAKKSRTIRRLRHERDSVGKELEGEREQLRASLENLAKAEEGHAAAQADADVAKAESESAKLALGRAVEVFRDSEEYREELLESGYLSYQVGYEDAREAVRSLYPELDLSNVVLPGSEAPAAEETAGPASDGLSTRAEAEGVAEPVAEDQSAPMAEVGADLPTNSHRRPVEDVDSDN, encoded by the exons atgaagaaccagcgtgtttccgacatgctgtcgtccttctatccgatgatgatccgg ctggtcttcaacatatccgagctggaggccggatatcggaagtttggggacatgcgcgcggcctggagagataaggtcgcgagcctcgaagccgagaaggccatccttctcgaccaatttcaacagtcggtcgaccgggagaaccgactcgagggggaggtctcccgatttTCGGAGGAGATCTCCGGACTCAAGGAGGCCAAGGCGTCGCTGGAGTCGGAGCTCAAATCGGCGAAGGATGATGCGgccaagaagtcccggaccatccgtcggctccgacacgagcgagacagtgtcggcaaagagttggagggcgagcgcgagcaacttcgggcgagTCTCGAGAACCTCGCCAAGGCCGAAGAGGGTCATGCCGccgctcaggccgacgcagacgttgccaaagccgaatcagagtcggcgaagttggctttgggtcgggcggtcgaggtcttccgggactcagaggagtaccgcgaagagctcctcgagagcggctacctctcgtaccaagtcgggtacgaggacgcccgggaagccgttcggagcttgtaccccgaacttgacctcagcaacgtggttctgccagggtcggaggccccagctgcggaggagacggccggaccagcgtcggatggtctctccaccagggcggaagctgaAGGCGTCGCAGAGCCGGTTGCCGAAGACCAGTCGGCTCCGATGGCTGAAGTCGGAGCGGATCTTCCGACCAACTCGCATCGTCGTCCAGTGGAGGACGTCGACTCCGATAATTAG